The Monodelphis domestica isolate mMonDom1 chromosome 7, mMonDom1.pri, whole genome shotgun sequence genome window below encodes:
- the SETD1A gene encoding histone-lysine N-methyltransferase SETD1A isoform X1 produces MDQEGGGDGQKPPNFQWRNYKLIVDPALHRLPQKVYRYDGIHFSVNDAGYKIVSKLQDPRQRLTWSKNRDLSLPVPKFKLDEFYIGQVPLKEVTFARLNDNVRETFLKDMCRKYGEVEEVEILLHPRTRKHLGLARVLFASTRGAKETVKHLHHTPVMGNIIHAQLDIKGQQRMKYYELIVNGSYTPQTVPTEGKALNEKFQGSGIPTETTESRRRPSSDSAYPSSTSVPVTPGNGTPCSQDTTFSSSRQDTPSSYGQFTPQSSQGTPYTSRGSTPYSQDSAYSSRQGTPGYSSYHPDSSSSTTSSSYKPRRSENSYQDSYSRRHFSSSATTVASSSSSSSSSSSSSSSSTSSSSSSSSSSSSSSSSSSSSSSSSSSHYRSSDSHYPAYFESSSRYQRHASYPPRRAPREESPATPFPERFPPSYTSYLPPEPSRPADQDYRPPAPEAAPPEPPEPGGGGGGGASPEQEEARSSPRPASPIRSCSPAPEITNESVPFAQHSSLDSRIEMLLKEQRSKFSFLASDTEEEEDSNSLGPGARETGSEVPLGPTHGPCTPPPAPANFEDVVPMGNIDPGTTGESPTANGQDQASLHSSGEDMEISDDDGGGSPPTAPSPPQPPPPPPPPPPPPPFLAPLPLGYPHQPAYLLPPRPEAPPPPEYPPPPPPPPHIYDFVNSLELMDRLGAQWGGMPMSFQMQTQMLTRLHQLRQGTGVTAASAAPPSGGFGEHFLPFPPHQEAAYTLPYTLYTPGQESRGSYARETYHLPLQAEPLPSSSALGEEEHPTPGEDVELTEGKVPPPAGTVGRVLATLVQEMKNIMQRDLNRKMVENVAFGAFDQWWESKEEKAKPFQNAAKQQAKEEDKEKTKLKEPGLLSLVDWAKSGGATGLEGFGFGSGLRGALRLPSFKVKRKEPSEISEGGEEKRPRPSTPAEEDDDEPDRDKEAGESSRPVMKGSKREEERSKAQGKHRKPFALDSEGEEASQESSSDKDEEDEEEEEEEEEHSETMEASKKEAEASGGEDEESASSSKYSPYPESEGENDSTSDSESGSSSSSSSSSPSSSSSSSSSSASEEEEEEPPVVSSALSPSRDIPSDLPVSVEEPEQEKTSVSPVMPISELEKAPVRPLGPPEEPLPETLQHPPEPPAVPQASPPLPLASRPEECPSSPIPLLPPPKKRRKTVSFSASEETPTTPIPEVPPPVPPPAKPLGPLSRKISRVGDRTIRNLPLDHASLVKSWPEDGSRMGRNRSGGRGRLPEEEEPGTEVDLAVLADLALTPAPARRGLVALPVGDDSEATETSDEAERSGPTVPSVIHVLLEHNYALAVRPAPPTPVSRPLEPLPSPATVFSSPADEVLEAPEVVVAEVEEEEEGGEEEEEEEEEEEESSESSSSSSDGEGALRRRSLRSHARHRRQPLPPAPPPPPSYEPRSEFEQMTILYDIWNSGLDAEDMGYLRLTYERLLQQDSGADWLNDTHWVHHTITNLTTPKRKRKPFDGPREHQTGSARSEGYYPISKKEKDKYLDVCPVSARQLEGSDTQGTNRVLSERRSEQRRLLSAIGTSAIVDSDLLKLNQLKFRKKKLRFGRSRIHEWGLFAMEPIAADEMVIEYVGQNIRQVVADMREKRYVQEGIGSSYLFRVDHDTIIDATKCGNLARFINHCCTPNCYAKVITIEAQKKIVIYSKQPIGVDEEITYDYKFPLEDNKIPCLCGTESCRGSLN; encoded by the exons ATGGACcaggaaggagggggagatggGCAAAAGCCCCCCAACTTCCAGTGGAGAAACTACAAACTCATTGTGGACCCTGCACTGCACCGACTCCCACAGAAGGTTTACCGCTATGATGGAATTCATTTCAGTGTTAAT GATGCAGGTTACAAGATTGTCAGCAAGCTCCAAGACCCCCGTCAACGACTCACCTGGTCTAAAAACAGGGACCTTTCCCTTCCAGTTCCTAAGTTTAAG CTTGATGAGTTCTACATTGGGCAGGTCCCACTGAAGGAAGTGACCTTTGCCCGGCTGAATGACAACGTTCGAGAGACCTTCCTGAAGGACATGTGCCGCAAGTATGGAGAGGTGGAGGAGGTGGAGATCCTGTTGCACCCCCGAACCCGAAAGCATCTAGGCCTAGCCCGAGTGCTCTTTGCCAGCACTCGGGGTGCCAAAGAGACCGTAAAACACCTCCATCACACCCCGGTCATGGGCAATATCATCCACGCCCAGCTTGACATCAAAG GACAACAACGGATGAAATACTATGAATTGATTGTCAATGGCTCCTATACCCCTCAAACAGTACCCACAGAGGGCAAAGCCTTAAATGAGAAGTTCCAAGGATCTGGAATACCCACTGAGACG ACGGAATCTCGACGCCGGCCTTCATCTGATTCAGCCTACCCATCAAGCACTTCTGTGCCAGTCACACCTGGCAATGGCACACCCTGCTCTCAGGACACAACTTTCTCTAGTAGCCGGCAAGACACCCCTTCCTCTTATGGCCAGTTCACGCCACAATCCTCTCAAGGGACGCCTTATACCTCTCGGGGCAGCACCCCATATTCCCAGGACTCTGCCTATTCCAGCAG gCAAGGAACTCCTGGCTATTCCAGTTACCATCCAGATTCCTCTTCTTCTACCACCTCTTCTTCCTATAAACCTCGTCGGTCAGAGAACAGCTATCAGGACTCCTATTCCCGCCGTCATTTCTCTTCTTCAGCTACCACTGTTGCCTCTTCTTCATCGTCAtcctcatcatcatcctcatcatcatcttcatcaacgtcatcatcctcttcctcttcctcctcctcctcctcttcttcttcctcctcctcttcctcctcctcctcctcttcctcacatTACCGTAGTTCTGACTCACATTATCCAGCATATTTTGAGAGCAGTAGCCGATACCAGCGCCATGCTTCCTACCCACCCCGACGTGCACCCCGGGAGGAGTCCCCAGCAACCCCTTTCCCTGAGCGCTTCCCACCCTCCTACACCTCCTACCTTCCTCCCGAGCCCAGTCGCCCTGCTGACCAGGACTATCGACCTCCTGCCCCAGAGGCTGCACCTCCAGAGCCTCCGGAACCTGGTGGTGGAGGAGGTGGGGGAGCCAGCCCTGAACAAGAGGAAGCCAGAAGTTCACCTCGACCAGCATCTCCTATTCGATCTTGCTCACCTGCTCCAGAGATCACCAATGAGAGTGTACCCTTTGCCCAGCACAGCAGCCTAGATTCCAGGATTGAAATGTTGCTGAAGGAACAACGATCCAAGTTCTCcttcttggcctcagacacagaagaagaagaagacagcAATAGTTTGGGCCCTGGGGCTAGAGAAACTGGGAGTGAGGTCCCCCTAGGACCAACTCATGGGCCTTGCACACCTCCCCCAGCACCTGCAAATTTTGAGGATGTCGTTCCTATGGGGAACATTGATCCTGGGACTACTGGAGAGTCTCCCACAGCAAATGGACAGGACCAG GCCTCTCTTCATTCTTCAGGCGAGGACATGGAAATCTCAGATGATGATGGTGGAGGATCACCCCCAACAGCCCCTTCACcaccacaaccaccaccacctcctcctcctccccctccccctcccccctttctggCTCCTCTTCCCCTGGGCTATCCCCATCAGCCTGCCTACCTCCTTCCACCCCGGCCAGAGGCCCCTCCACCCCCTGagtatcctcctcctcctccccctcccccccacatcTATGACTTTGTCAACTCCCTTGAGCTGATGGACCGACTTGGGGCTCAGTGGGGAGGGATGCCCATGTCCTTCCAGATGCAGACCCAAATGTTGACCAGGTTGCACCAGCTGCGGCAAGGTACAGGGGTAACTGCTGCATCAGCAGCCCCGCCTAGTGGAGGTTTTGGCGAGCATTTTCTTCCATTCCCTCCACATCAAGAAGCTGCCTACACACTACCCTATACTCTGTATACCCCTGGACAGGAGAGCCGAGGGTCTTATGCCCGTGAGACGTATCACCTGCCCTTGCAGGCAGAGCCCTTGCCTTCATCCTCTGCCCTAGGAGAGGAGGAACACCCAACTCCTGGGGAAGATGTAGAACTGACAGAGGGGAAGGTACCACCTCCTGCTGGCACAGTGGGTCGGGTGCTGGCTACCCTAGTGCAAGAGATGAAGAACATCATGCAGCGAGACCTTAATCGCAAAATGGTGGAAAATGTAGCTTTTGGAGCTTTTGACCAGTGGTGGGAAAGTAAAGAGGAAAAGGCTAAG CCTTTCCAGAATGCAGCCAAGCAGCAGGCAAAAGAGGAAGACaaggaaaagacaaaattaaaggaGCCTGGGCTGCTCTCCCTTGTGGACTGGGCCAAGAGTGGGGGTGCTACAGGGCTTGAGGGCTTTGGATTTGGCTCTGGGCTTCGAGGAGCACTTCGACTACCTTCATTCAAG GTAAAGCGGAAAGAGCCATCTGAAATTTCAGAGGGTGGTGAAGAGAAACGGCCTAGGCCTTCTACCCCAGCTGAAGAGGATGATGATG AGCCTGATCGAGATAAGGAAGCTGGAGAATCAAGTCGTCCAGTGATGAAGGGCTCAAAGCGGGAAGAGGAAAGGAGTAAGGCCCAGGGCAAACACCGAAAACCTTTTGCTCTAGATAGTGAAGGGGAAGAGGCATCTCAAGAGTCCTCCTCTGACAAG GAtgaagaagatgaggaggaggaggaggaggaggaagagcacaGTGAAACCATGGAGGCCAGTAAGAAGGAGGCAGAGGCATCTGGAG GTGAGGATGAAGAAAGTGCATCCTCCTCCAAGTATTCTCCGTATCCTGAATCAGAAGGTGAGAATGACAGCACTTCAGACTCTGAGAGTGGCAGCTCCTCTAGCAGCTCTTCTTCAAGCCCTTCTTCatcatcctcttcctcatcttcctctgcatctgaagaagaggaagaggagccACCAGTGGTTTCTTCAGCCTTGTCACCCTCTCGAGACATCCCATCAGACCTTCCTGTTTCTGTGGAAGAGCCAGAACAAGAGAAGACTTCAGTCTCACCTGTAATGCCTATCTCTGAGCTGGAGAAGGCCCCAGTGAGGCCTCTAG GTCCTCCTGAGGAGCCACTGCCTGAGACCCTTCAGCATCCCCCAGAACCACCAGCTGTCCCCCAAGCCTCTCCTCCCCTACCTCTTGCATCTCGTCCTGAGGAGTGTCCATCTTCTCCTATCCCACTTCTCCCACCACCGAAGAAGCGCCGGAAAACAGTCTCCTTCTCTGCATCAGAGGAAACCCCAACCACCCCAATCCCTGAGGTTCCCCCACCTGTTCCACCTCCAGCTAAGCCTCTTGGTCCCCTTTCCCGAAAAATTTCCCGGGTTGGGGATCGGACCATTCGAAATCTGCCCCTGGACCATGCTTCTTTGGTCAAGAGCTGGCCAGAGGATGGATCCCGGATGGGACGGAACCGGAGTGGAGGTCGGGGTCGTCTGCCAGAAGAAGAAGAACCAGGGACTGAAGTAGACCTAGCAGTATTGGCAGATTTGGCCCTCACTCCAGCTCCAGCTCGTCGAGGGCTGGTTGCTCTACCTGTAGGGGATGATTCTGAGGCCACAGAAACCTCAGATGAGGCTGAGCGTTCAGGGCCAACAGTTCCCTCAGTTATTCACGTTCTTCTGGAGCATAACTATGCTCTGGCTGTCCGACCTGCTCCCCCAACCCCAGTTTCCAGACCCCTGGAACCACTTCCTTCTCCTGCCACTGTCTTCAGCTCACCTGCTGATGAGGTTCTAGAAGCTCCTGAGGTGGTGGTTGCTgaggtggaggaagaggaagaggggggggaggaagaagaagaggaggaggaggaggaggaggagtcatCTGaaagtagtagcagtagcagtgaTGGGGAGGGAGCTTTGAGGCGAAGGAGCCTTCGATCCCATGCCAGGCACCGTCGACAGCCCCTGCCAcctgcccctccacccccacccagcTATGAGCCCCGAAGTGAGTTTGAGCAGATGACCATCTTGTACGACATCTGGAATTCCGGGCTTGATGCCGAAGACATGGGCTACTTAAGACTCACATATGAGAGGCTGCTACAGCAGGACAGTGGAGCTGACTGGCTTAATGATACCCACTGGGTCCATCATACCA TCACCAACTTGACCACTCCCAAACGTAAGAGAAAGCCCTTCGATGGGCCCCGAGAGCATCAGACTGGCTCAGCTCGAAGCGAGGGCTACTACCCCATcagtaagaaagaaaaggataagtACTTGGATGTCTGTCCTGTCTCTGCACGTCAACTAGAGGGCTCAGACACCCAG GGGACAAACCGAGTGCTATCAGAAAGAAGGTCAGAGCAGAGAAGGCTACTGAGTGCCATTGGCACATCAGCCATTGTGGATAGTGACCTGCTAAAATTAAATCAGCTCAAG TTCCGGAAGAAAAAACTACGATTTGGCAGGAGTCGGATCCATGAGTGGGGTCTTTTTGCAATGGAGCCCATTGCGGCTGATGAGATGGTTATAGAGTATGTGGGACAGAACATACGTCAG GTGGTGGCTGATATGCGGGAGAAACGATATGTGCAGGAGGGCATTGGCAGTAGCTATCTGTTCCGAGTGGACCATGACACCATCATTGATGCCACAAAATGTGGCAACCTGGCACGATTTATCAATCACTGCTGCACG CCCAACTGTTATGCCAAGGTGATCACCATTGAAGCCCAGAAGAAGATTGTAATCTACTCCAAGCAGCCTATTGGGGTGGATGAAGAGATCACCTATGACTACAAATTCCCCTTGGAAGACAACAAAATCCCATGTTTGTGTGGCACTGAAAGTTGCCGGGGTTCCCTCAACTAA
- the SETD1A gene encoding histone-lysine N-methyltransferase SETD1A isoform X2, producing MCRKYGEVEEVEILLHPRTRKHLGLARVLFASTRGAKETVKHLHHTPVMGNIIHAQLDIKGQQRMKYYELIVNGSYTPQTVPTEGKALNEKFQGSGIPTETTESRRRPSSDSAYPSSTSVPVTPGNGTPCSQDTTFSSSRQDTPSSYGQFTPQSSQGTPYTSRGSTPYSQDSAYSSRQGTPGYSSYHPDSSSSTTSSSYKPRRSENSYQDSYSRRHFSSSATTVASSSSSSSSSSSSSSSSTSSSSSSSSSSSSSSSSSSSSSSSSSSHYRSSDSHYPAYFESSSRYQRHASYPPRRAPREESPATPFPERFPPSYTSYLPPEPSRPADQDYRPPAPEAAPPEPPEPGGGGGGGASPEQEEARSSPRPASPIRSCSPAPEITNESVPFAQHSSLDSRIEMLLKEQRSKFSFLASDTEEEEDSNSLGPGARETGSEVPLGPTHGPCTPPPAPANFEDVVPMGNIDPGTTGESPTANGQDQASLHSSGEDMEISDDDGGGSPPTAPSPPQPPPPPPPPPPPPPFLAPLPLGYPHQPAYLLPPRPEAPPPPEYPPPPPPPPHIYDFVNSLELMDRLGAQWGGMPMSFQMQTQMLTRLHQLRQGTGVTAASAAPPSGGFGEHFLPFPPHQEAAYTLPYTLYTPGQESRGSYARETYHLPLQAEPLPSSSALGEEEHPTPGEDVELTEGKVPPPAGTVGRVLATLVQEMKNIMQRDLNRKMVENVAFGAFDQWWESKEEKAKPFQNAAKQQAKEEDKEKTKLKEPGLLSLVDWAKSGGATGLEGFGFGSGLRGALRLPSFKVKRKEPSEISEGGEEKRPRPSTPAEEDDDEPDRDKEAGESSRPVMKGSKREEERSKAQGKHRKPFALDSEGEEASQESSSDKDEEDEEEEEEEEEHSETMEASKKEAEASGGEDEESASSSKYSPYPESEGENDSTSDSESGSSSSSSSSSPSSSSSSSSSSASEEEEEEPPVVSSALSPSRDIPSDLPVSVEEPEQEKTSVSPVMPISELEKAPVRPLGPPEEPLPETLQHPPEPPAVPQASPPLPLASRPEECPSSPIPLLPPPKKRRKTVSFSASEETPTTPIPEVPPPVPPPAKPLGPLSRKISRVGDRTIRNLPLDHASLVKSWPEDGSRMGRNRSGGRGRLPEEEEPGTEVDLAVLADLALTPAPARRGLVALPVGDDSEATETSDEAERSGPTVPSVIHVLLEHNYALAVRPAPPTPVSRPLEPLPSPATVFSSPADEVLEAPEVVVAEVEEEEEGGEEEEEEEEEEEESSESSSSSSDGEGALRRRSLRSHARHRRQPLPPAPPPPPSYEPRSEFEQMTILYDIWNSGLDAEDMGYLRLTYERLLQQDSGADWLNDTHWVHHTITNLTTPKRKRKPFDGPREHQTGSARSEGYYPISKKEKDKYLDVCPVSARQLEGSDTQGTNRVLSERRSEQRRLLSAIGTSAIVDSDLLKLNQLKFRKKKLRFGRSRIHEWGLFAMEPIAADEMVIEYVGQNIRQVVADMREKRYVQEGIGSSYLFRVDHDTIIDATKCGNLARFINHCCTPNCYAKVITIEAQKKIVIYSKQPIGVDEEITYDYKFPLEDNKIPCLCGTESCRGSLN from the exons ATGTGCCGCAAGTATGGAGAGGTGGAGGAGGTGGAGATCCTGTTGCACCCCCGAACCCGAAAGCATCTAGGCCTAGCCCGAGTGCTCTTTGCCAGCACTCGGGGTGCCAAAGAGACCGTAAAACACCTCCATCACACCCCGGTCATGGGCAATATCATCCACGCCCAGCTTGACATCAAAG GACAACAACGGATGAAATACTATGAATTGATTGTCAATGGCTCCTATACCCCTCAAACAGTACCCACAGAGGGCAAAGCCTTAAATGAGAAGTTCCAAGGATCTGGAATACCCACTGAGACG ACGGAATCTCGACGCCGGCCTTCATCTGATTCAGCCTACCCATCAAGCACTTCTGTGCCAGTCACACCTGGCAATGGCACACCCTGCTCTCAGGACACAACTTTCTCTAGTAGCCGGCAAGACACCCCTTCCTCTTATGGCCAGTTCACGCCACAATCCTCTCAAGGGACGCCTTATACCTCTCGGGGCAGCACCCCATATTCCCAGGACTCTGCCTATTCCAGCAG gCAAGGAACTCCTGGCTATTCCAGTTACCATCCAGATTCCTCTTCTTCTACCACCTCTTCTTCCTATAAACCTCGTCGGTCAGAGAACAGCTATCAGGACTCCTATTCCCGCCGTCATTTCTCTTCTTCAGCTACCACTGTTGCCTCTTCTTCATCGTCAtcctcatcatcatcctcatcatcatcttcatcaacgtcatcatcctcttcctcttcctcctcctcctcctcttcttcttcctcctcctcttcctcctcctcctcctcttcctcacatTACCGTAGTTCTGACTCACATTATCCAGCATATTTTGAGAGCAGTAGCCGATACCAGCGCCATGCTTCCTACCCACCCCGACGTGCACCCCGGGAGGAGTCCCCAGCAACCCCTTTCCCTGAGCGCTTCCCACCCTCCTACACCTCCTACCTTCCTCCCGAGCCCAGTCGCCCTGCTGACCAGGACTATCGACCTCCTGCCCCAGAGGCTGCACCTCCAGAGCCTCCGGAACCTGGTGGTGGAGGAGGTGGGGGAGCCAGCCCTGAACAAGAGGAAGCCAGAAGTTCACCTCGACCAGCATCTCCTATTCGATCTTGCTCACCTGCTCCAGAGATCACCAATGAGAGTGTACCCTTTGCCCAGCACAGCAGCCTAGATTCCAGGATTGAAATGTTGCTGAAGGAACAACGATCCAAGTTCTCcttcttggcctcagacacagaagaagaagaagacagcAATAGTTTGGGCCCTGGGGCTAGAGAAACTGGGAGTGAGGTCCCCCTAGGACCAACTCATGGGCCTTGCACACCTCCCCCAGCACCTGCAAATTTTGAGGATGTCGTTCCTATGGGGAACATTGATCCTGGGACTACTGGAGAGTCTCCCACAGCAAATGGACAGGACCAG GCCTCTCTTCATTCTTCAGGCGAGGACATGGAAATCTCAGATGATGATGGTGGAGGATCACCCCCAACAGCCCCTTCACcaccacaaccaccaccacctcctcctcctccccctccccctcccccctttctggCTCCTCTTCCCCTGGGCTATCCCCATCAGCCTGCCTACCTCCTTCCACCCCGGCCAGAGGCCCCTCCACCCCCTGagtatcctcctcctcctccccctcccccccacatcTATGACTTTGTCAACTCCCTTGAGCTGATGGACCGACTTGGGGCTCAGTGGGGAGGGATGCCCATGTCCTTCCAGATGCAGACCCAAATGTTGACCAGGTTGCACCAGCTGCGGCAAGGTACAGGGGTAACTGCTGCATCAGCAGCCCCGCCTAGTGGAGGTTTTGGCGAGCATTTTCTTCCATTCCCTCCACATCAAGAAGCTGCCTACACACTACCCTATACTCTGTATACCCCTGGACAGGAGAGCCGAGGGTCTTATGCCCGTGAGACGTATCACCTGCCCTTGCAGGCAGAGCCCTTGCCTTCATCCTCTGCCCTAGGAGAGGAGGAACACCCAACTCCTGGGGAAGATGTAGAACTGACAGAGGGGAAGGTACCACCTCCTGCTGGCACAGTGGGTCGGGTGCTGGCTACCCTAGTGCAAGAGATGAAGAACATCATGCAGCGAGACCTTAATCGCAAAATGGTGGAAAATGTAGCTTTTGGAGCTTTTGACCAGTGGTGGGAAAGTAAAGAGGAAAAGGCTAAG CCTTTCCAGAATGCAGCCAAGCAGCAGGCAAAAGAGGAAGACaaggaaaagacaaaattaaaggaGCCTGGGCTGCTCTCCCTTGTGGACTGGGCCAAGAGTGGGGGTGCTACAGGGCTTGAGGGCTTTGGATTTGGCTCTGGGCTTCGAGGAGCACTTCGACTACCTTCATTCAAG GTAAAGCGGAAAGAGCCATCTGAAATTTCAGAGGGTGGTGAAGAGAAACGGCCTAGGCCTTCTACCCCAGCTGAAGAGGATGATGATG AGCCTGATCGAGATAAGGAAGCTGGAGAATCAAGTCGTCCAGTGATGAAGGGCTCAAAGCGGGAAGAGGAAAGGAGTAAGGCCCAGGGCAAACACCGAAAACCTTTTGCTCTAGATAGTGAAGGGGAAGAGGCATCTCAAGAGTCCTCCTCTGACAAG GAtgaagaagatgaggaggaggaggaggaggaggaagagcacaGTGAAACCATGGAGGCCAGTAAGAAGGAGGCAGAGGCATCTGGAG GTGAGGATGAAGAAAGTGCATCCTCCTCCAAGTATTCTCCGTATCCTGAATCAGAAGGTGAGAATGACAGCACTTCAGACTCTGAGAGTGGCAGCTCCTCTAGCAGCTCTTCTTCAAGCCCTTCTTCatcatcctcttcctcatcttcctctgcatctgaagaagaggaagaggagccACCAGTGGTTTCTTCAGCCTTGTCACCCTCTCGAGACATCCCATCAGACCTTCCTGTTTCTGTGGAAGAGCCAGAACAAGAGAAGACTTCAGTCTCACCTGTAATGCCTATCTCTGAGCTGGAGAAGGCCCCAGTGAGGCCTCTAG GTCCTCCTGAGGAGCCACTGCCTGAGACCCTTCAGCATCCCCCAGAACCACCAGCTGTCCCCCAAGCCTCTCCTCCCCTACCTCTTGCATCTCGTCCTGAGGAGTGTCCATCTTCTCCTATCCCACTTCTCCCACCACCGAAGAAGCGCCGGAAAACAGTCTCCTTCTCTGCATCAGAGGAAACCCCAACCACCCCAATCCCTGAGGTTCCCCCACCTGTTCCACCTCCAGCTAAGCCTCTTGGTCCCCTTTCCCGAAAAATTTCCCGGGTTGGGGATCGGACCATTCGAAATCTGCCCCTGGACCATGCTTCTTTGGTCAAGAGCTGGCCAGAGGATGGATCCCGGATGGGACGGAACCGGAGTGGAGGTCGGGGTCGTCTGCCAGAAGAAGAAGAACCAGGGACTGAAGTAGACCTAGCAGTATTGGCAGATTTGGCCCTCACTCCAGCTCCAGCTCGTCGAGGGCTGGTTGCTCTACCTGTAGGGGATGATTCTGAGGCCACAGAAACCTCAGATGAGGCTGAGCGTTCAGGGCCAACAGTTCCCTCAGTTATTCACGTTCTTCTGGAGCATAACTATGCTCTGGCTGTCCGACCTGCTCCCCCAACCCCAGTTTCCAGACCCCTGGAACCACTTCCTTCTCCTGCCACTGTCTTCAGCTCACCTGCTGATGAGGTTCTAGAAGCTCCTGAGGTGGTGGTTGCTgaggtggaggaagaggaagaggggggggaggaagaagaagaggaggaggaggaggaggaggagtcatCTGaaagtagtagcagtagcagtgaTGGGGAGGGAGCTTTGAGGCGAAGGAGCCTTCGATCCCATGCCAGGCACCGTCGACAGCCCCTGCCAcctgcccctccacccccacccagcTATGAGCCCCGAAGTGAGTTTGAGCAGATGACCATCTTGTACGACATCTGGAATTCCGGGCTTGATGCCGAAGACATGGGCTACTTAAGACTCACATATGAGAGGCTGCTACAGCAGGACAGTGGAGCTGACTGGCTTAATGATACCCACTGGGTCCATCATACCA TCACCAACTTGACCACTCCCAAACGTAAGAGAAAGCCCTTCGATGGGCCCCGAGAGCATCAGACTGGCTCAGCTCGAAGCGAGGGCTACTACCCCATcagtaagaaagaaaaggataagtACTTGGATGTCTGTCCTGTCTCTGCACGTCAACTAGAGGGCTCAGACACCCAG GGGACAAACCGAGTGCTATCAGAAAGAAGGTCAGAGCAGAGAAGGCTACTGAGTGCCATTGGCACATCAGCCATTGTGGATAGTGACCTGCTAAAATTAAATCAGCTCAAG TTCCGGAAGAAAAAACTACGATTTGGCAGGAGTCGGATCCATGAGTGGGGTCTTTTTGCAATGGAGCCCATTGCGGCTGATGAGATGGTTATAGAGTATGTGGGACAGAACATACGTCAG GTGGTGGCTGATATGCGGGAGAAACGATATGTGCAGGAGGGCATTGGCAGTAGCTATCTGTTCCGAGTGGACCATGACACCATCATTGATGCCACAAAATGTGGCAACCTGGCACGATTTATCAATCACTGCTGCACG CCCAACTGTTATGCCAAGGTGATCACCATTGAAGCCCAGAAGAAGATTGTAATCTACTCCAAGCAGCCTATTGGGGTGGATGAAGAGATCACCTATGACTACAAATTCCCCTTGGAAGACAACAAAATCCCATGTTTGTGTGGCACTGAAAGTTGCCGGGGTTCCCTCAACTAA